CTGGGATGACGGCTAAAGAACGAAGCGGTGAGGCTAGCACCCTTCCCCCACCCCAACCCTCTCCCATCAGGGCGAAGGAGTCAGAAGTTCACAGCAGCGCCAACAACGCCGCCCGCGGCAACTTCCCCGTCTCATTGCGCGGCAAGCTATCCACCAACTTCAGCGGCCGCGGCAAGAACACCGGATCCACCGACTGACGGAACGCTTCGAGAATGGTGTGCTCATCCAGCCCCGGCGCCACGGCCAGCGCCGCGATGCGATGCACGCCAAGCGCATCGCCACTTTCCAGCTGGAACACCACGCCATCCTGCACGCCCGGAATCGCCTGCAGGCGCCGGGTCAGGTCGCCGAGCGACGCGCGCTTGCCGGCGATATCGAGCAGGTCGGAATGACGACCGCACAGGCGGAAACGGCGTCCACCATCGTGCAGCGTGACAATGTCCGCCAGCGTCATCGGCTGCGCCAGCTGCGGTGCGCGCACCTGGGTGCCGTCCGGCTGCGGGTGCAGCTGTACGTCGTCATACAGCGTCCACGGTTCGTCGTTGGCCGAGCGGCGGCTGGCGAATACGCAGGTTTCGGTGGAGCCGAATACTTCCAGCAGCGGTGCGCCAAAGCAGGCCTCGGCGGCCTGGGCCAGTTCCACGGGCATCGGCGCAGTGGCCGACACCATGGCGTCGATGGCCGGCAGGGTCACGCCCGATTCGATGAGCGCACGCAGGTGCACCGGCGTGGTCACCAGCACGCGCGGCGAGGGGACCTCGGCCAGCGCAGCGGCTACATCAGCCGGCAGCAGCGGGCGGCCCGCATGCACGCCGACGTCGTCGAGCAGCGGCACCAGCACGGACAGTTCCATGCCGTACATGTGCTGCGGCGGCACGGTGGCAACCACGTGGAAATGACCGCCCAACGAGTCGCGCAGCATGCGCATGTTGCCGGCATTGCTGGCGTTGAAGCTGCCCCAGCTCTTGGGGTTGGCCTTGGGCACACCGGTGGAGCCGGAGGTGTAGCCAATGGCCACGATCTGGTCGGCGGGCAGCAGGGGGATGTCCGGCATGCCGGTGGCCGACGGCGGATCCATCAGGCCCGGCAGGTGGCGGTAATGGGCAGGCGGCGTGTCCAGCGCCAGCTCACCCAGCGCATAGCAGCCGGGGTGGGCAGCCATCACTTCGGCCACGGCCTTGGGGGCACGTGAGGAGGGCAGCAGGTTGGCCTGGCCACGCAGGGCAATGGCACAGAAGGCCACCAGGAACGCGTAGCGGTCCTCGCACAGGTTCACCGCGGCAGGTGCCACGGGCAGCTGCTCGGCGACCGCCTGCACGTGCGCCATGAAGCGCGCGGCGCTCACCGGCTGCGCATGGCGCCACACCACCGGGCGGTCCGGCTCACCCGCCTTCAGCAACGGCAGGCCCAGTACGGACCGTTCGAGCTGCAGGTTTTCAGAAACGATGGCCAAGGTGTTCTCCAACAACGGCAATCAGCCTTCAGGTCCGGTCCGTGCCGGCCAGACGGGCAGATAAAGGAGCCCGCGCGGTTCCCCATCCTCGCGGTAGCCACTGAATCACCCCCTACCGGGAGCGTGTGGCGTGTGGAAGCCGTTCATTCTCGCTGGATAACGACGGCGAGTCGTCCGGGCTTCGGTCAAGCCCGAATGATAGCGCCCGAAAGGGCGTCACGTATGACTGTCGGGTTTTGCTGACCGCCCACCGGGGCGTCCAGCAGCCCTTCGAGCGCCTCCCCGAAATAGCCCGCGGCCATGTCGGCGCTGCGTGCCGGCGGCTGGCCATGGGGGTTGGCGCTGGTGGAAACCAGCGCCGCGCCGTAGGCACGACACAAGGCGGCGGCAGGTTCGTGGGCGGTCACGCGCAGGGCGATGCCGGCGTGGGCGCCGGCGACCCAGTCGGGTACCAGCGCGGAGCGCGGAAAAATCCAGGTATGGGGGCCGGGCCAGCTCTCGCGCACCTGGGCCAGCACGTCGGCCGGCACGGCGGCGAGGTCGATGTAGCGCTCCACCTGCGCGAAATCCGCCGCAATCAACAGCACGCCCTGGGTGGGCGGGCGCTGCTTGAGTGCGAACAGGCGCTCGAAGGCATCGCGGTTGTGCGGGTCGCAACCGAGCCCGTAGACGGCCTCGGTCGGGTAGGCCAGCACGCCGCCGCTGCGGATCAGCGCGGCGGCAGCGTCGACGTTGGCCAGGGTGAAGCGTGCCGTCACTTACGCGTCCGCCTTCTTCTTGGCAGCGGCCTTCTTGGTGGCGGTCTTGGCGGTGGCTTTCTTGGCAACCGTCTTCTTTGCAGCGGTCTTCTTGGTCGCTGCCTTCTTGGCGGTGGTCTTCTTGGCGGCGGTCTTGGTGGTGGTCTTGGCCGCCGCCTTCTTCGCCGCCGGCTTCTTCTCGGCTGCCGCCTTCTTGGCCGCGGTCTTCTTGAACGCGCCGCGCCCCTTCTTCACCGGGGCCGCCGCCAACAGCTCGACGCACTGCGCCTCGGTGAGGTCCTTCGGCTCCTGGTCCTTGGGAATGCGCGCGTTCTTTTCGCCATCGGTGATGTACGGGCCGAAGCGGCCGTTGAGCACCTGGATGCCGTTGCCGAAGTCCTTGATGATGCGGTTGGCCAGCATCTCCAGCTTTTCCTGCACGATCTGCAGGGCGCGCGGCAGCTCGATGGTGTACGGGTCGTCCTCGGCCTTGAGCGAGGCATAGGTGCTGCCCTGCTTCACGAACGGACCGAAGCGGCCCACGCCCACTGACACTTCGTCGCCGTTCTCGGCCTGGCCGAGCTTGCGCGGCAGCTTGAACAGCTCCAGCGCATCTTCCAGCGTGATGGTGTGCATGCTGGTGCCCGGACGCAGCGAGGCAAACTGCAGCTTCTCGTCCGTATCCTTGTCGCCGATCTGCGCGTACGGCCCGTAGCGGCCCAGGCGCACGGACACCGGCTTGCCGGATTTCGGATCGGTGCCCAGTTCGCGCGCACCGGTGGCTTCGCTGCGATCGACCGTCTCGGTCTTCTCGTCCACCTGCTGCTTGAACGGCTGCCAGAAGCGCTCCATCAACGGCACCCACTGCTCCTCGCCACGGCTGACCGCGTCGAGCTCGTCTTCGAGCTTGGCGGTGAAGTCGTAGTCGACGTAGCGGGTGAAGTGCGCGGTGAGGAACTTGCTCACCGCGCGGCCCACGTCCGTCGGCTTGAAGCGACGGCTGTCGAGGAACACGTATTCGCGGTTGAGCAGCACCTGGATGATGCTGGCGTAGGTCGACGGACGACCGATGCCGTGTTCTTCCAGCGCCTTCACCAGGCTCGCTTCGGAGTAGCGCGGCGGCGGCTCGGTGAAGTGCTGGTCGGCGGCGATGTCCTGCAGCGACACCCGCTCGCCCACGTCGAGCTTGGGCAGGCGGCGGCCTTCGTCATCGTCCTCGGCGGTCTTCTGGTCGCGGCCCTCCTCGTACACGGCGAGGAAGCCCGGATCGATCACGGTGGTGCCGGTGGAACGGAACGATGCATCACCGCCCTTCACGTGCGGCACGGCAAATTCCACCGACACGGTGTTCATGGTGGCGTGGATCATCTGGCACGCGACGGTACGTTTCCAGATCAGTTCGTAGAGCTTGCGCTGTTCGTCGTTGAGGTACGACGCCACTTCGCGCGGCGTGCGCATGGCGGACGTCGGTCGAACGGCTTCATGGGCTTCCTGCGCGTTCTTGGACTTGGACTTGTAGACCTGCGCGCCGTCGGGCAGCGCCTTCTGGCCGAAGTCGCGCGCGATCAGCTCGCGCAGCTCGACCACGGCGTCTTCGGACAACGCCACGGAGTCGGTACGCATGTAGGTGATCAGGCCGACGTTGCCTTCGCTGCCCAGCGACACGCCTTCGTACAGGCCTTGCGCCACCTTCATGGTGCGGCTGGTGGAGAAGCCCAGCTTGCGCGCGGCCTCCTGCTGCAGGGTGGAGGTGGTGAACGGCGGCGCCGGACGACGCTTGCGCTCCTTGCTGCTGACGTCGCTGACGGTGAGGTGGCCGCGCGCGGCCTCCTTCAACGCATGGCGCGCGGCCAGTGCGTCGTGTTCGTTGGTGAGGTCGAACTGCTCGAACTTCTTGCCGTTGAGCTGGGTGAGGCGCGCGCTGAAGTCGCCTTCCGGGTGACGCAGGGAGGCTTCGATGGTCCAGTACTCGCGGGCGACGAAGGCTTCGATCTCTTCCTCGCGCTCCACGATCATGCGCAGCGCCGGTGACTGCACGCGGCCGGCGGACAGGCCGCGCTGCACCTTGCGCCACAGCACCGGCGACAGGTTGAAGCCCACCAGGTAGTCCAGCGCGCGGCGCGCCTGCTGCGCGTCGACCATGTCGTGCGACAGCTGGCGCGGGGCAGCCACGGCCGCCTTGATCGCCTTGGGTGTGATTTCCGAGAACACCACGCGATGAAGGTGCTTGCCCTTGGTCAGGCCGCGCTCCTTGAGGATCTCGCTGATGTGCCAGGAGATGGCTTCGCCTTCGCGATCCAAGTCGGTCGCGAGATAGATGTCGTCGGCGACCTTGGCTGCCTTGGCGATGGCGTCGACGTGTTTCTCGTTGCGATCGATGATCTCGTAGGCCATGGCGAAGCCATTCTCGGGATCGACCGCTCCTTCCTTTGGCTTCAGGTCACGCACGTGACCGTAGGAGGCCAGGACCTGGAAGTCCTTGCCGAGGTATTTGTTGATCGTCTTGGCCTTGGCCGGCGACTCGACGATGAGCAGGTTCTTTGCCATGTAACTCGGTATCCGCCATCTACAGCCGCCCCGTCTGGGCCGGCTTCCTATATTTAGTTAAAGGCATGGCGGCCTGACGCCGTCAAGCTGAACCATGTGAAAGCGCGCCGCACGTCGACTTTCGTCAGGCCGGCAAACGCTGGTAGCGGCTGCCTGGCAACGATTCGACCCTGCCCTCCAGTTCCAGCTGCAACAGCGCAGACGCAAGTTCCGCGACAGTTTTGCC
The nucleotide sequence above comes from Dyella telluris. Encoded proteins:
- a CDS encoding AMP-binding protein translates to MAIVSENLQLERSVLGLPLLKAGEPDRPVVWRHAQPVSAARFMAHVQAVAEQLPVAPAAVNLCEDRYAFLVAFCAIALRGQANLLPSSRAPKAVAEVMAAHPGCYALGELALDTPPAHYRHLPGLMDPPSATGMPDIPLLPADQIVAIGYTSGSTGVPKANPKSWGSFNASNAGNMRMLRDSLGGHFHVVATVPPQHMYGMELSVLVPLLDDVGVHAGRPLLPADVAAALAEVPSPRVLVTTPVHLRALIESGVTLPAIDAMVSATAPMPVELAQAAEACFGAPLLEVFGSTETCVFASRRSANDEPWTLYDDVQLHPQPDGTQVRAPQLAQPMTLADIVTLHDGGRRFRLCGRHSDLLDIAGKRASLGDLTRRLQAIPGVQDGVVFQLESGDALGVHRIAALAVAPGLDEHTILEAFRQSVDPVFLPRPLKLVDSLPRNETGKLPRAALLALL
- a CDS encoding L-threonylcarbamoyladenylate synthase: MTARFTLANVDAAAALIRSGGVLAYPTEAVYGLGCDPHNRDAFERLFALKQRPPTQGVLLIAADFAQVERYIDLAAVPADVLAQVRESWPGPHTWIFPRSALVPDWVAGAHAGIALRVTAHEPAAALCRAYGAALVSTSANPHGQPPARSADMAAGYFGEALEGLLDAPVGGQQNPTVIRDALSGAIIRA
- a CDS encoding DNA topoisomerase I translates to MAKNLLIVESPAKAKTINKYLGKDFQVLASYGHVRDLKPKEGAVDPENGFAMAYEIIDRNEKHVDAIAKAAKVADDIYLATDLDREGEAISWHISEILKERGLTKGKHLHRVVFSEITPKAIKAAVAAPRQLSHDMVDAQQARRALDYLVGFNLSPVLWRKVQRGLSAGRVQSPALRMIVEREEEIEAFVAREYWTIEASLRHPEGDFSARLTQLNGKKFEQFDLTNEHDALAARHALKEAARGHLTVSDVSSKERKRRPAPPFTTSTLQQEAARKLGFSTSRTMKVAQGLYEGVSLGSEGNVGLITYMRTDSVALSEDAVVELRELIARDFGQKALPDGAQVYKSKSKNAQEAHEAVRPTSAMRTPREVASYLNDEQRKLYELIWKRTVACQMIHATMNTVSVEFAVPHVKGGDASFRSTGTTVIDPGFLAVYEEGRDQKTAEDDDEGRRLPKLDVGERVSLQDIAADQHFTEPPPRYSEASLVKALEEHGIGRPSTYASIIQVLLNREYVFLDSRRFKPTDVGRAVSKFLTAHFTRYVDYDFTAKLEDELDAVSRGEEQWVPLMERFWQPFKQQVDEKTETVDRSEATGARELGTDPKSGKPVSVRLGRYGPYAQIGDKDTDEKLQFASLRPGTSMHTITLEDALELFKLPRKLGQAENGDEVSVGVGRFGPFVKQGSTYASLKAEDDPYTIELPRALQIVQEKLEMLANRIIKDFGNGIQVLNGRFGPYITDGEKNARIPKDQEPKDLTEAQCVELLAAAPVKKGRGAFKKTAAKKAAAEKKPAAKKAAAKTTTKTAAKKTTAKKAATKKTAAKKTVAKKATAKTATKKAAAKKKADA